A single Thermoflexus sp. DNA region contains:
- the purB gene encoding adenylosuccinate lyase produces MFTHETFLSPFTWRYGSPAMRRIWSEAYRRRLWRRVWIALARAQMAAGLVRPEQVADLEAHAGTIDLERAEQIEREIGHDLMAELLTFAEQAPRGGPVLHLGATSADIEDNADAIRIREALDLIGDRLREVLEALADAIERWAEVPCMAWTHLQPAEPTTVGYRLALYGQDLLIDWEEISRCRLAIRGKGFKGAVGTSASYAALLDGTGMTPSQMEERAMAELGLEPFRVAGQIYPRKQDWRVLVALAGLAMSLYKMAFDLRLLQSPPFGEWSEPFGARQVGSSAMPFKRNPILAERINALARYLGALPSMMWETAAHSLLERTLDDSAIRRILLPEAFLAADEILRLTLRILQGMEIHEEALRRNLERYAPFAALEPVLMAAARAGADRQALHARLRDHAMAAWEAVRSGAPNPLMERLIADPEITRWLSPETLRRLMAIHTHIGDAPERARAMAQEIRRAIAAPHRPFIR; encoded by the coding sequence ATGTTTACCCACGAGACCTTTCTTTCCCCCTTCACCTGGCGATATGGAAGCCCGGCGATGCGCCGGATCTGGTCGGAGGCCTACCGCCGGCGGCTGTGGCGGCGGGTGTGGATCGCGCTGGCCCGCGCGCAGATGGCCGCCGGCCTTGTCCGCCCGGAGCAGGTGGCTGACCTGGAGGCCCATGCCGGGACCATCGACCTGGAGCGGGCGGAGCAGATCGAGCGGGAGATCGGGCACGATCTCATGGCCGAGCTCCTTACGTTCGCCGAGCAGGCCCCCCGGGGTGGCCCGGTGCTCCATCTGGGCGCTACATCGGCGGACATCGAGGACAATGCCGATGCGATTCGGATTCGGGAAGCCCTGGATCTGATCGGCGATCGCCTGCGGGAGGTCCTGGAAGCGCTGGCGGACGCTATCGAGCGATGGGCCGAAGTTCCCTGTATGGCCTGGACTCATCTCCAGCCGGCCGAGCCTACGACCGTGGGTTATCGCCTGGCCCTCTATGGCCAGGATCTCCTGATAGATTGGGAGGAGATCTCCCGCTGCCGGCTCGCCATCCGGGGGAAAGGCTTCAAAGGGGCGGTGGGAACCAGCGCCTCCTATGCGGCGTTGCTGGATGGGACCGGTATGACGCCTTCCCAGATGGAAGAGCGGGCGATGGCGGAGCTGGGCCTGGAGCCGTTCCGGGTGGCCGGTCAGATCTATCCGCGCAAACAGGACTGGCGGGTGCTGGTGGCCCTCGCGGGGCTGGCCATGTCGCTTTATAAGATGGCCTTCGATCTGCGCCTGCTGCAGTCGCCCCCCTTCGGTGAATGGTCGGAGCCCTTCGGCGCCCGTCAAGTGGGCTCCTCGGCGATGCCCTTCAAGCGGAATCCGATCCTCGCCGAGCGGATCAACGCCCTGGCTCGCTATCTGGGGGCGCTTCCCTCGATGATGTGGGAAACCGCCGCCCACTCCCTCCTGGAACGCACCCTGGACGATTCGGCGATCCGGCGGATCCTGTTGCCGGAGGCCTTCCTGGCCGCCGATGAGATCCTCCGGCTAACGCTTCGCATCCTTCAGGGCATGGAAATCCACGAGGAAGCGTTGCGGCGCAATCTGGAGCGTTACGCCCCCTTTGCCGCCCTGGAGCCGGTCCTCATGGCGGCGGCCCGTGCGGGCGCGGATCGCCAGGCGCTCCACGCCCGCCTGCGGGATCATGCCATGGCCGCATGGGAGGCCGTGCGGTCCGGCGCCCCCAACCCATTGATGGAGCGCCTGATCGCGGATCCGGAGATCACCCGCTGGCTCTCCCCGGAAACCCTCCGGCGCCTGATGGCCATCCATACCCATATCGGGGATGCCCCGGAACGAGCGCGGGCGATGGCCCAGGAGATCCGAAGGGCGATCGCCGCCCCTCATCGCCCCTTCATCCGGTGA